A genomic segment from Drosophila miranda strain MSH22 chromosome 3, D.miranda_PacBio2.1, whole genome shotgun sequence encodes:
- the LOC108159297 gene encoding actin-like protein 6B, which translates to MSGGNMLYGGDEIGALVFDPGHHSLRVGYAQEDSPKAEIPSVVGIGAFPAPDTNLDPETKTDNNVTPNNADSRKYYVDTNYVNVPRSQMEVQTYMKDGMIDNWELFEKVIDYAYANVIQSEPEYHPVLFSEASWNVRNNREKLTELMFEKYNVPAFFLVKNAVLAAFSSGRATALVVDSGATHTSAVPVHEGYVLSQAVVKSPLGGDFLSRQCRQHLDKHNIDLSPVYKIASKDVVKDRDNARFTLRKLPENLTQSWQNYMTQLMLQDFQMNILQVLENPFDERVAAQIPTVHYEFPNGYHQDFGSERFKIAESLFDNAMLGAGQLASTSVGMCDADVRLSLFGSVVVTGGNTLLQGFPERLNRDLQLRAPSNTRLKMISANGSVERRFGAWIGGSILASIGTFQQMWISSQEYEEAGKSQVERKCP; encoded by the exons ATGAGTGGAGGCAACATGCTATATGGCGGCGACGAAATTGGAGCCTTAGTTTTCGATCCAGGGCACCATTCGTTGCGTGTGGGCTACGCGCAAGAGGATTCGCCGAAGGCTGAGATACCCTCTGTTGTCGGCATTGGAGCATTCCCAGCCCCGGATACGAATCTTGATCCAGAGACCAAAACTGACAACAATGTGACGCCCAACA ATGCCGACTCGCGCAAGTACTATGTAGACACAAACTATGTGAATGTTCCCCGCTCCCAAATGGAAGTTCAGACTTATATGAAGGATGGCATGATCGACAACTGGGAGCTCTTCGAGAAGGTGATTGACTATGCCTACGCAAATGTCATTCAATCGGAGCCGGAGTACCATCCCGTGCTCTTCTCAGAGGCTTCCTGGAACGTGCGCAACAACCGCGAGAAGCTCACCGAGCTAATGTTTGAGAAGTACAATGTGCCAGCATTCTTTTTGGTTAAAAATGCCGTACTGGCGGCATTCTCCAGCGGCCGTGCCACAGCGCTTGTGGTGGATAGCGGTGCAACGCATACTTCGGCCGTGCCCGTGCACGAGGGGTATGTTCTCTCGCAGGCGGTAGTCAAGTCCCCCCTGGGCGGTGACTTCCTATCCCGCCAATGCAGGCAGCATTTGGATAAACATAATATCGACCTGTCCCCGGTGTATAAAATCGCCTCGAAGGATGTAGTCAAGGATCGGGACAATGCTCGCTTCACGCTGCGGAAACTACCCGAAAATCTCACACAGTCGTGGCAGAACTACATGACTCAGCTAATGTTGCAGGACTTCCAGATGAATATTCTGCAGGTGCTGGAGAATCCGTTCGACGAGCGTGTGGCTGCCCAGATACCGACTGTCCACTACGAGTTCCCCAATGGATATCACCAGGACTTTGGCTCTGAGCGTTTCAAAATTGCCGAAAGCCTCTTCGACAATGCCATGCTGGGTGCTGGCCAATTGGCCTCCACCAGCGTGGGCATGTGCGATGCGGATGTGCGTCTGTCGCTCTTCGGATCGGTTGTGGTCACAG GTGGCAACACGCTGCTCCAGGGCTTTCCCGAGCGTCTTAATCGAGATCTACAGCTGCGGGCGCCGTCAAATACTCGTCTGAAAATGATTTCGGCCAATGGAAGTGTGGAAAGAAGGTTCGGTGCCTGGATTGGGGGCTCCATACTGGCCAGCATTGGCACGTTCCAACAGATGTGGATATCGTCGCAGGAGTACGAGGAGGCTGGAAAAAGTCAAGTGGAGCGCAAGTGTCCCTAA
- the LOC108159299 gene encoding S-methyl-5'-thioadenosine phosphorylase: MLHIKCKDTDLDPIPVKIGIIGGSGLDDPDILENRQEKVISTPYGEPSDALIQGEIGGVQCVLLARHGRKHDIMPSNVNYRANIWALRDVGCTHLIVSTACGSLREQIKPGNLVMPHDFIDRTTKRSQTFYDGSATSPRGVCHLPMYPAFSERTRKILIEAAKELEIPAHEKATIVTIEGPRFSSRSESLMFREWGGDLINMTTCPEVVLAKEAGLLYGSVAIATDYDCWRMGCEGVNVQDVLKTFAENVIKVKKILVNAVGRIAKEDWSEDILNAKQCVCNNTMSGAM, translated from the exons ATGCTCCACATTAAATGTAAAGACACTGATCTTGACCCTATACCAGTCAAG ATTGGCATCATTGGCGGATCCGGCTTAGATGATCCGGACATTTTGGAGAATCGCCAGGAAAAAGTTATTTCAACGCCGTACGGGGAGCCGTCCGATGCCCTGATTCAAGGTGAAATTGGTGGGGTGCAGTGTGTGCTACTGGCACGCCATGGAAGGAAACACGATATTATGCCTTCCAATGTGAATTACCGTGCCAATATCTGGGCCTTGCGCGATGTGGGCTGCACCCACCTCATTGTGTCCACGGCATGTGGTTCCCTGCGTGAGCAAATCAAGCCCGGCAACCTGGTAATGCCCCACGATTTCATAGATCGCACCACAAAACGCTCACAAACGTTCTACGATGGCTCAGCCACTAGCCCACGTGGTGTTTGCCACCTGCCCATGTACCCCGCTTTCAGTGAGCGTACCCGCAAAATACTCATCGAGGCTGCCAAGGAACTGGAGATCCCAGCACACGAGAAGGCCACAATTGTGACTATCGAAGGTCCTCGCTTCTCGTCCCGCTCCGAGAGTCTCATGTTCAGGGAATGGGGCGGCGACCTTATCAATATGACCACGTGTCCAGAGGTTGTGCTGGCTAAAGAGGCCGGCCTACTGTATGGCTCAGTGGCAATTGCCACCGACTACGACTGCTGGCGCATGGGATGCGAGGGAGTCAACGTGCAGGATGTCCTCAAGACCTTTGCAGAGAATGTCATCAAGGTGAAGAAGATTCTGGTGAATGCTGTGGGACGTATTGCCAAGGAGGATTGGTCGGAGGATATTCTAAATGCCAAG CAATGTGTGTGCAACAATACCATGTCTGGAGCTATGTGA
- the LOC108159959 gene encoding threonylcarbamoyladenosine tRNA methylthiotransferase has product MFLGNRKVNMHQLEQDFPGNDIDDIEDLISAEDVKPQERYQNKKSVTVRAKKRVQIKPETDAEEKPTPRPTIYESVIPGTQKVFVKTWGCAHNNSDSEYMAGQLAAYGYKLSGKDEADLWLLNSCTVKNPSEDTFRNEIESGMSSGKHVVVAGCVPQGAPKSDYLRGLSVIGVQQIDRVVEVVEETLKGHSVRLLQNKKVHGRRVAGAPLSLPKVRKNPLIEIISINTGCLNQCTYCKTKHARGDLASYPPEEIVDRARQSFAEGCCEIWLTSEDTGAYGRDIGSSLPELLWKLVEVIPEHCMLRVGMTNPPYILEHLEEVAKVLQHPRVYAFLHVPVQSGSDSVLGEMKREYCRKDFEHVVDFLRERVPGVTIATDIICGFPTETEEDFEETMTLCGRYRFPSLFINQFFPRPGTPAAKMERIPANLVKKRTKRLTDLFYSYEPYAQRVGEMYTVLVTEISHDKLHYVGHNKSYEQVLLPMRDNLLGTRVHVRITSVSKFSMVGEILDDERDWTRCAKKQEAPMELTMTGRNRDKLIQRYVGIALVVGSLAFLLQLLIRFL; this is encoded by the exons ATGTTCCTGGGAAACAGAAAAGTGAACATGCACCAGCTTGAACAGGACTTTCCAGGCAACGATATTGATGATATCGAGGATCTGATATCTGCCGAAGATGTCAAGCCGCAGGAGCGTTACCAGAACAAGAAGAGTGTGACGGTGCGCGCCAAGAAGCGTGTGCAAATCAAGCCGGAGACCGATGCCGAAGAGAAGCCAACTCCCCGGCCCACCATTTACGAGAGTGTTATACCTGGAACTCAAAAGGTGTTTGTGAAGACATGGGGATGCGCCCACAACAACTCGGACTCCGAGTACATGGCCGGGCAGCTGGCAGCGTATGGTTACAAACTTAGCGGTAAAGATGAAGCAGATCTGTGGCTGCTCAACAGCTGCACCGTGAAGAATCCATCCGAGGACACCTTTCGCAATGAGATCGAGTCGGGGATGAGCAGCGGCAAGCATGTTGTGGTGGCAGGCTGCGTGCCCCAGGGAGCGCCAAAGTCCGACTATTTGCGTGGCCTGTCTGTGATCGGAGTGCAGCAGATCGATCGCGTCGTGGAGGTGGTGGAAGAGACTCTGAAGGGACACAGCGTACGTCTACTGCAAAACAAGAAGGTACATGGTCGTCGGGTGGCCGGAGCTCCACTGTCGCTACCCAAGGTGCGCAAGAATCCACTCATCGAGATAATATCCATAAACACGGGCTGTCTGAACCAGTGCACATACTGCAAAACGAAGCATGCTCGCGGAGACCTGGCCAGCTATCCACCCGAGGAGATTGTGGATCGTGCGCGACAGTCCTTTGCGGAAGGCTGTTGCGAGATCTGGCTAACATCGGAAGACACTGGGGCCTACGGCCGAGACATAGGCAGTTCCCTGCCAGAGCTGCTCTGGAAACTGGTCGAAGTTATCCCAGAGCACTGCATGCTGCGTGTGGGCATGACGAATCCCCCCTACATTCTGGAGCATCTGGAAGAGGTGGCAAAGGTACTACAGCACCCACGTGTCTATGCCTTTTTACATGTTCCCGTTCAG AGCGGCAGTGACTCGGTGCTGGGCGAGATGAAGCGCGAATATTGTCGCAAAGATTTCGAGCACGTGGTGGACTTCCTTCGTGAACGTGTTCCTGGCGTTACCATTGCCACCGACATCATTTGCGGTTTTCCCACAGAGACCGAAGAAGATTTCGAGGAGACGATGACGCTGTGCGGCAGATACCGCTTCCCCAGCTTGTTCATCAATCAGTTCTTTCCCCGGCCTGGCACACCGGCAGCGAAAATGGAGCGCATACCCGCCAACCTGGTAAAGAAGCGCACCAAACGACTGACGGATCTCTTCTACAGCTACGAGCCGTATGCGCAGCGAGTGGGGGAAATGTACACGGTTCTGGTCACGGAAATCTCTCACGACAAGCTCCACTATGTGGGGCACAACAAAAGCTATGAGCAGGTCCTGCTGCCCATGCGGGACAATCTGCTGGGCACCCGGGTCCACGTCCGAATTACCAGTGTCAGCAAATTCAGCATGGTGGGCGAGATTCTGGACGATGAGCGGGACTGGACGCGATGTGCAAAAAAGCAAGAGGCTCCAATGGAATTAACGATGACCGGGAGGAATCGAGACAAGCTGATCCAGCGCTATGTGGGCATTGCCCTTGTGGTGGGAAGCCTGGCTTTTCTGCTGCAGTTGCTCATAAGGTTTCTCTAG
- the LOC108159957 gene encoding uridine-cytidine kinase-like 1 isoform X3, with translation MSVTQTKQIKFYNPSSSASSDSDDRSDVTEPLYVDPYADLGNGNIGGGDILFCCPASPTTVPTKTALESPMRRAGRRQRTTSIGNQTTTANPSECIIRANNRTIYTAGRPPWYNCAGQQVEPFVIGICGGSASGKTTVAEKIIESLDVPWVTLLSMDCFYKILNEKQHEQALINEYNFDHPDAFDIELLIDVLTKLKEGRKVEVPVYNFVTHGRETHTKTMYGANVIIFEGILTFHSPEVLRLLDMKIFVDTDPDIRLARRLKRDISQRGRDLRGVLKQYLNMVKPSYANYIAPTMAHADIIVPRGGENKVAIHLIVQHVHTQLQLRGFKLRETLANSYKDQPMPHSLHLLDPTPQIKGLHTFIRCRNTSRDEFIFYSKRLIRLVIEYALSLFPFKMTTVETPQGVLYEGKRMASRKICGVSILRAGETMEQAVCDVCKDIRIGKILIQTNLKTGEPELYYLRLPKDIKDYKVILMDATVATGAAAMMAIRVLLDHDVPEDNIILASLLMAEIGVHSIAYAFPKVKIVTSALDPEINSKFYVIPGIGNFGDRYFGTEPSDDY, from the exons ATGTCTGTAACGCAGACgaaacaaatcaaattttaCAACCCATCGAGTTCCGCGAGCTCCGACAG CGATGATCGTTCCGATGTGACAGAACCGCTCTACGTCGATCCCTATGCGGATCTGGGCAATGGGAATATCGGCGGCGGGGATATTCTATTCTGCTGCCCGGCCTCGCCCACCACAGTGCCTACCAAGACGGCGCTGGAGTCACCTATGCGACGTGCTGGGCGGCGCCAGCGCACTACATCGATTGGTAATCAGACAACTACCGCAAATCCGTCCGAATGCATTATACGGGCCAACAATCGTACCATCTATACAGCTGGTCGTCCGCCATGGTACAACTGTGCCGGTCAGCAGGTGGAGCCATTTGTCATAG GAATTTGCGGCGGCAGTGCATCGGGCAAGACAACTGTGGCCGAGAAAATCATAGAGAGCCTTGATGTGCCCTGGGTAACCCTGTTGTCCATGGACTGTTTCTACAAG ATCCTGAATGAGAAGCAGCACGAGCAAGCTCTGATCAACGAGTACAACTTTGATCATCCGGATGCCTTTGACATCGAGTTGCTGATCGATGTGCTCACGAAGCTAAAGGAGGGCCGCAAGGTGGAGGTCCCGGTATATAACTTTGTCACACATGGCCGTGAGACCCATACGAAGACCATGTACGGCGCTAATGTCATCATATTCGAGGGCATTCTTACCTTCCACAGTCCCGAGGTCCTCAGGCTGTTGGACATGAAGATATTCGTGGACACAGATCCGGATATACGTCTGGCCAGGCGCCTGAAGCG CGACATTTCACAACGTGGACGCGACCTGAGGGGTGTGCTCAAGCAATACCTGAACATGGTGAAGCCTTCGTATGCCAATTATATAGCCCCAACCATGGCCCATGCGGACATCATCGTGCCACGAGGCGGCGAGAACAAAGTCGCCATCCATCTCATTGTACAGCACGTGCACACCCAGCTGCAACTG CGCGGGTTCAAGCTGCGCGAGACGCTGGCCAACTCGTACAAGGACCAGCCAATGCCACATTCTCTGCATTTACTGGACCCCACGCCCCAAATCAAGGGCCTACACACGTTTATCCGTTGCCGGAATACGTCCAGAGATGAGTTCATCTTTTATTCAAAGCGCCTTATTCGCCTGGTCATCGAGTATGCCTTGAGCCTGTTTCCCTTCAAGATGACCACTGTGGAGACACCGCAGGGAGTGCTATACGAGGGCAAGCGCATGGCCTCTCGAAAGATCTGCGGCGTTTCCATATTGCGTGCCGGCGAGACCATGGAGCAGGCCGTCTGTGATGTGTGCAAGGACATACGTATTGGGAAAATCCTCATACAGACCAATCTTAAGACCGGGGAGCCAGAGCTTTACTACCTGAGGCTGCCCAAAGACATAAAAGACTACAAGGTGATACTAATGGATGCCACCGTTGCCACTGGGGCTGCGGCCATGATGGCCATTCGTGTCCTTCTAGATCACGATGTGCCCGAAGATAACATCATTCTGGCCTCGCTGCTGATGGCCGAAATCGGTGTACACTCCATTGCATATGCCTTTCCTAAG GTTAAAATCGTTACTTCCGCTCTAGATCCGGAGATTAATAGTAAGTTTTATGTAATACCCGGCATTGGTAACTTTGGCGATCGCTACTTCGGCACGGAGCCCTCAGACGACTACTAG
- the LOC108159957 gene encoding uridine-cytidine kinase-like 1 isoform X2: MSSITFLCSKSNGNNNHSDVQRGKPASAFTSASASVAVAAAAASGLLTIAVQPQQQSKVKAAAAVAKTNGHIDDRSDVTEPLYVDPYADLGNGNIGGGDILFCCPASPTTVPTKTALESPMRRAGRRQRTTSIGNQTTTANPSECIIRANNRTIYTAGRPPWYNCAGQQVEPFVIGICGGSASGKTTVAEKIIESLDVPWVTLLSMDCFYKILNEKQHEQALINEYNFDHPDAFDIELLIDVLTKLKEGRKVEVPVYNFVTHGRETHTKTMYGANVIIFEGILTFHSPEVLRLLDMKIFVDTDPDIRLARRLKRDISQRGRDLRGVLKQYLNMVKPSYANYIAPTMAHADIIVPRGGENKVAIHLIVQHVHTQLQLRGFKLRETLANSYKDQPMPHSLHLLDPTPQIKGLHTFIRCRNTSRDEFIFYSKRLIRLVIEYALSLFPFKMTTVETPQGVLYEGKRMASRKICGVSILRAGETMEQAVCDVCKDIRIGKILIQTNLKTGEPELYYLRLPKDIKDYKVILMDATVATGAAAMMAIRVLLDHDVPEDNIILASLLMAEIGVHSIAYAFPKVKIVTSALDPEINSKFYVIPGIGNFGDRYFGTEPSDDY; this comes from the exons ATGAGCAGCATCACGTTTTTGTGCAGCAAGTCGAAtggcaacaacaaccacagcGATGTCCAAAGGGGAAAACCAGCATCAGCATTTACATCTGCGTCCGCatccgtcgccgtcgccgccgcAGCCGCCAGCGGTCTACTAACCATCGCAGtccagccgcagcagcagtcaAAGGTTAAGGCCGCCGCTGCCGTAGCCAAAACCAATGGTCACAT CGATGATCGTTCCGATGTGACAGAACCGCTCTACGTCGATCCCTATGCGGATCTGGGCAATGGGAATATCGGCGGCGGGGATATTCTATTCTGCTGCCCGGCCTCGCCCACCACAGTGCCTACCAAGACGGCGCTGGAGTCACCTATGCGACGTGCTGGGCGGCGCCAGCGCACTACATCGATTGGTAATCAGACAACTACCGCAAATCCGTCCGAATGCATTATACGGGCCAACAATCGTACCATCTATACAGCTGGTCGTCCGCCATGGTACAACTGTGCCGGTCAGCAGGTGGAGCCATTTGTCATAG GAATTTGCGGCGGCAGTGCATCGGGCAAGACAACTGTGGCCGAGAAAATCATAGAGAGCCTTGATGTGCCCTGGGTAACCCTGTTGTCCATGGACTGTTTCTACAAG ATCCTGAATGAGAAGCAGCACGAGCAAGCTCTGATCAACGAGTACAACTTTGATCATCCGGATGCCTTTGACATCGAGTTGCTGATCGATGTGCTCACGAAGCTAAAGGAGGGCCGCAAGGTGGAGGTCCCGGTATATAACTTTGTCACACATGGCCGTGAGACCCATACGAAGACCATGTACGGCGCTAATGTCATCATATTCGAGGGCATTCTTACCTTCCACAGTCCCGAGGTCCTCAGGCTGTTGGACATGAAGATATTCGTGGACACAGATCCGGATATACGTCTGGCCAGGCGCCTGAAGCG CGACATTTCACAACGTGGACGCGACCTGAGGGGTGTGCTCAAGCAATACCTGAACATGGTGAAGCCTTCGTATGCCAATTATATAGCCCCAACCATGGCCCATGCGGACATCATCGTGCCACGAGGCGGCGAGAACAAAGTCGCCATCCATCTCATTGTACAGCACGTGCACACCCAGCTGCAACTG CGCGGGTTCAAGCTGCGCGAGACGCTGGCCAACTCGTACAAGGACCAGCCAATGCCACATTCTCTGCATTTACTGGACCCCACGCCCCAAATCAAGGGCCTACACACGTTTATCCGTTGCCGGAATACGTCCAGAGATGAGTTCATCTTTTATTCAAAGCGCCTTATTCGCCTGGTCATCGAGTATGCCTTGAGCCTGTTTCCCTTCAAGATGACCACTGTGGAGACACCGCAGGGAGTGCTATACGAGGGCAAGCGCATGGCCTCTCGAAAGATCTGCGGCGTTTCCATATTGCGTGCCGGCGAGACCATGGAGCAGGCCGTCTGTGATGTGTGCAAGGACATACGTATTGGGAAAATCCTCATACAGACCAATCTTAAGACCGGGGAGCCAGAGCTTTACTACCTGAGGCTGCCCAAAGACATAAAAGACTACAAGGTGATACTAATGGATGCCACCGTTGCCACTGGGGCTGCGGCCATGATGGCCATTCGTGTCCTTCTAGATCACGATGTGCCCGAAGATAACATCATTCTGGCCTCGCTGCTGATGGCCGAAATCGGTGTACACTCCATTGCATATGCCTTTCCTAAG GTTAAAATCGTTACTTCCGCTCTAGATCCGGAGATTAATAGTAAGTTTTATGTAATACCCGGCATTGGTAACTTTGGCGATCGCTACTTCGGCACGGAGCCCTCAGACGACTACTAG
- the LOC108159957 gene encoding uridine-cytidine kinase-like 1 isoform X1, with protein sequence MCPENVALLSCLSSRVGHDDRSDVTEPLYVDPYADLGNGNIGGGDILFCCPASPTTVPTKTALESPMRRAGRRQRTTSIGNQTTTANPSECIIRANNRTIYTAGRPPWYNCAGQQVEPFVIGICGGSASGKTTVAEKIIESLDVPWVTLLSMDCFYKILNEKQHEQALINEYNFDHPDAFDIELLIDVLTKLKEGRKVEVPVYNFVTHGRETHTKTMYGANVIIFEGILTFHSPEVLRLLDMKIFVDTDPDIRLARRLKRDISQRGRDLRGVLKQYLNMVKPSYANYIAPTMAHADIIVPRGGENKVAIHLIVQHVHTQLQLRGFKLRETLANSYKDQPMPHSLHLLDPTPQIKGLHTFIRCRNTSRDEFIFYSKRLIRLVIEYALSLFPFKMTTVETPQGVLYEGKRMASRKICGVSILRAGETMEQAVCDVCKDIRIGKILIQTNLKTGEPELYYLRLPKDIKDYKVILMDATVATGAAAMMAIRVLLDHDVPEDNIILASLLMAEIGVHSIAYAFPKVKIVTSALDPEINSKFYVIPGIGNFGDRYFGTEPSDDY encoded by the exons ATGTGCCCAGAGAATGTTGCGTTGCTGTCCTGCCTTTCGAGTAGAGTAGGTCA CGATGATCGTTCCGATGTGACAGAACCGCTCTACGTCGATCCCTATGCGGATCTGGGCAATGGGAATATCGGCGGCGGGGATATTCTATTCTGCTGCCCGGCCTCGCCCACCACAGTGCCTACCAAGACGGCGCTGGAGTCACCTATGCGACGTGCTGGGCGGCGCCAGCGCACTACATCGATTGGTAATCAGACAACTACCGCAAATCCGTCCGAATGCATTATACGGGCCAACAATCGTACCATCTATACAGCTGGTCGTCCGCCATGGTACAACTGTGCCGGTCAGCAGGTGGAGCCATTTGTCATAG GAATTTGCGGCGGCAGTGCATCGGGCAAGACAACTGTGGCCGAGAAAATCATAGAGAGCCTTGATGTGCCCTGGGTAACCCTGTTGTCCATGGACTGTTTCTACAAG ATCCTGAATGAGAAGCAGCACGAGCAAGCTCTGATCAACGAGTACAACTTTGATCATCCGGATGCCTTTGACATCGAGTTGCTGATCGATGTGCTCACGAAGCTAAAGGAGGGCCGCAAGGTGGAGGTCCCGGTATATAACTTTGTCACACATGGCCGTGAGACCCATACGAAGACCATGTACGGCGCTAATGTCATCATATTCGAGGGCATTCTTACCTTCCACAGTCCCGAGGTCCTCAGGCTGTTGGACATGAAGATATTCGTGGACACAGATCCGGATATACGTCTGGCCAGGCGCCTGAAGCG CGACATTTCACAACGTGGACGCGACCTGAGGGGTGTGCTCAAGCAATACCTGAACATGGTGAAGCCTTCGTATGCCAATTATATAGCCCCAACCATGGCCCATGCGGACATCATCGTGCCACGAGGCGGCGAGAACAAAGTCGCCATCCATCTCATTGTACAGCACGTGCACACCCAGCTGCAACTG CGCGGGTTCAAGCTGCGCGAGACGCTGGCCAACTCGTACAAGGACCAGCCAATGCCACATTCTCTGCATTTACTGGACCCCACGCCCCAAATCAAGGGCCTACACACGTTTATCCGTTGCCGGAATACGTCCAGAGATGAGTTCATCTTTTATTCAAAGCGCCTTATTCGCCTGGTCATCGAGTATGCCTTGAGCCTGTTTCCCTTCAAGATGACCACTGTGGAGACACCGCAGGGAGTGCTATACGAGGGCAAGCGCATGGCCTCTCGAAAGATCTGCGGCGTTTCCATATTGCGTGCCGGCGAGACCATGGAGCAGGCCGTCTGTGATGTGTGCAAGGACATACGTATTGGGAAAATCCTCATACAGACCAATCTTAAGACCGGGGAGCCAGAGCTTTACTACCTGAGGCTGCCCAAAGACATAAAAGACTACAAGGTGATACTAATGGATGCCACCGTTGCCACTGGGGCTGCGGCCATGATGGCCATTCGTGTCCTTCTAGATCACGATGTGCCCGAAGATAACATCATTCTGGCCTCGCTGCTGATGGCCGAAATCGGTGTACACTCCATTGCATATGCCTTTCCTAAG GTTAAAATCGTTACTTCCGCTCTAGATCCGGAGATTAATAGTAAGTTTTATGTAATACCCGGCATTGGTAACTTTGGCGATCGCTACTTCGGCACGGAGCCCTCAGACGACTACTAG